AGGCTGTTAATCCGATTTTTTTGAATGTTTTCATGATGTAATAGATTTGTTAATTATTTATTTGACAAATCTGCAACAATCAAAAAGGGGATTCAATACGTAGAAATTCGTATTTTATTGAAAAGCTGGAAAAGTTGGGAAAGTCCGGAAGTCAGAAAGAAAGAAAGAAAGAAAGAAAGAAAGAAAAACAGGAAGATAGGAAACTGCTTATTTAAAGGGAATATCATTAAAATTACTCTTTATGCGCTTACCAACTTCCGGTCTTCCGGACTTCCGGTCTTCCGGTCTTTACTGACTTTCCTGACTAAATACCATATGTGGGAAACGGGACTGCAATTTGGCAACCTGCTCCTGTAATTTCTCCTGAAAAGCCAGGTGTTGCGAGGTATCAGGATTGAAAGGGCGGTGTGCGAGGCTTTTTTGTATCGAGCCTACTTTGTTCATCACGGCATACGCACTTTCCTTAATATGCGTATCTACAAACCTTTGCCAGATGTAGTCTACGGCGGTCTGGTTCGGGTGCAGCATATCTTCGGCGTAAAAACGGTAATCGCGCAGTTCATCCATCATAATTTCATATGAAGGGAAATAGGCCGCATCGGAGGAGGCGAGTGTATTATGCAAAGCCGAAATCAGGTTTGCCTTACTCTGCTGATTTTCTACAAAACCATCCTTGATATGCCGGACCGGCGATACCGTAAAAATAATATGGCAATCGGGGTTGATGGCATAAACCGAGTTGATGAGCTGCTTCAGGCTGTCGGCAATCGCATCAACCGACAAGAGTTGTTTTGAAAAATAGCGCTGGGGTACTTTATGGCAGTTGGCCACATATTCATTGGTTTGATCATGCTTATAGACCCACGCTGTCCCTAAAGTGACGATCAGGTGGGTGGCATTTTCGAGTCCGCGGTACAATTGTGCTGTGGAAGCATTCAGGCTATCGATCAAATCATCACG
This genomic stretch from Flavobacterium pallidum harbors:
- a CDS encoding GSCFA domain-containing protein — its product is MQFRTEIPIAESSHKLDYKSSIVSLGSCFAESMAEKFGYYQFRNTVNPFGIIFQPLALAKIIRFAAVQKKFTEADVFHSNDTWHCFDAHSALSNVYRDDLIDSLNASTAQLYRGLENATHLIVTLGTAWVYKHDQTNEYVANCHKVPQRYFSKQLLSVDAIADSLKQLINSVYAINPDCHIIFTVSPVRHIKDGFVENQQSKANLISALHNTLASSDAAYFPSYEIMMDELRDYRFYAEDMLHPNQTAVDYIWQRFVDTHIKESAYAVMNKVGSIQKSLAHRPFNPDTSQHLAFQEKLQEQVAKLQSRFPHMVFSQESQ